In Patescibacteria group bacterium, a single window of DNA contains:
- a CDS encoding serine hydrolase — MNLPFRKKKEENEELDPIPEIKPVRRRKKKEEPPKPWGRIERLIIFIFLIGLPVLSIIFFIKSKSSRTAVPAKINAPIINNFVPLATPDTDELNTTLNNEISNLTGTYGIYLKSVDGSYSLGINDNIEFDGASLFKLPLMIAYYQAVDNGKIDPQTSYTLKYSDDEGGAGILASMAPGTVVTYKDIVQAMGKNSDNTGFQIMENVLGQDAETNEISNLNMNNTDFSQSETTPYDIGSLFYQLNNTNLISNSSKDEFYSFLTNTDFENLIPAGVPSNIKVVHKYGADDGELNDAGIVYAAKPYILVIMSKDIDEDQADVEIPKISKIVYDWSTHE, encoded by the coding sequence ATGAATTTACCTTTCAGAAAAAAGAAAGAAGAAAATGAGGAATTAGATCCAATTCCTGAAATAAAACCAGTTAGGCGTAGAAAGAAAAAAGAAGAACCTCCAAAACCATGGGGAAGAATAGAACGACTAATTATTTTTATTTTTCTAATTGGTCTCCCTGTTTTATCAATCATTTTCTTTATTAAATCAAAAAGTTCGCGCACTGCCGTTCCTGCCAAAATAAATGCTCCAATCATAAATAATTTTGTCCCTCTTGCAACTCCTGACACAGATGAATTAAATACCACATTAAATAATGAAATTTCCAATTTAACAGGGACTTATGGAATTTATTTGAAGTCAGTCGATGGCAGTTACTCCCTTGGAATAAATGACAATATTGAGTTCGACGGCGCTTCTCTTTTCAAGCTTCCTTTGATGATCGCTTACTATCAGGCAGTTGATAATGGCAAAATAGATCCACAAACTTCATATACTTTAAAATATTCCGATGATGAGGGAGGTGCAGGTATTTTAGCAAGCATGGCTCCGGGGACAGTTGTAACCTACAAAGATATTGTCCAGGCAATGGGAAAAAATTCCGATAATACAGGTTTTCAAATTATGGAAAATGTATTGGGCCAGGATGCAGAGACAAACGAAATATCCAATCTAAATATGAATAATACAGATTTTAGTCAAAGTGAAACAACTCCTTATGATATCGGTTCGCTTTTTTATCAATTAAATAACACCAATTTAATTTCCAATTCTTCAAAAGATGAATTTTACTCCTTTTTAACAAATACAGATTTTGAAAATTTAATTCCAGCTGGAGTTCCATCAAACATTAAAGTAGTTCATAAATATGGAGCAGACGATGGAGAATTAAATGATGCAGGTATTGTTTATGCCGCAAAGCCGTATATTTTAGTAATCATGTCCAAAGATATTGACGAAGACCAGGCCGATGTAGAAATTCCTAAAATATCAAAAATAGTGTATGATTGGAGTACGCATGAATAA
- a CDS encoding DUF1189 family protein: protein MNKIVKKIKFFFDVLVKSLTKFQYYKEIKKAKFSFSVKYLFFLFYLVSLIGSIVFAGSLGAIVLPKVPGFINTFESKANSLYPTGLVVTIKDGKVSTNEKEPIYIDSLNQFGLAKNYAHSLTIDTNASPSDIKNKNTAVLVTADTIVTVDNTGTGFQSYPIDKSTNTTINQGEYNKLITQISPYLKYIEPGIIILIILSIVIWPFIAAGLSLAGQLIYLLIFTAIFYLILKLMKKEYTFKKLLQLDMHGSTLPILLSFIVAAVGIQMPPLLGSAILFVFMMIVINQI, encoded by the coding sequence ATGAATAAGATAGTAAAAAAGATAAAATTTTTCTTCGACGTATTAGTAAAAAGTTTAACCAAGTTTCAATATTATAAAGAAATTAAAAAAGCAAAATTTTCTTTTTCAGTTAAATACTTATTCTTTCTTTTTTATTTAGTTTCATTAATCGGCAGTATTGTTTTTGCAGGCTCTCTTGGTGCAATTGTTTTGCCAAAAGTTCCAGGATTTATAAATACTTTTGAATCAAAAGCAAATTCGCTATATCCAACAGGGTTAGTCGTAACGATCAAAGACGGAAAAGTTAGCACAAACGAAAAGGAGCCAATTTATATTGATTCCTTAAATCAATTTGGCTTAGCAAAAAATTATGCTCATTCTTTAACAATAGATACTAATGCCAGTCCGTCAGATATTAAAAATAAAAATACAGCAGTTTTAGTAACGGCAGATACAATTGTTACAGTTGATAATACAGGTACTGGTTTTCAATCTTATCCAATAGATAAATCTACAAATACCACAATCAATCAAGGAGAATACAATAAATTAATCACACAAATCTCTCCATATTTAAAATATATAGAGCCAGGAATAATAATTTTAATTATTTTATCAATTGTAATTTGGCCATTTATTGCTGCAGGTTTGTCTCTTGCAGGGCAATTAATTTATCTTTTAATTTTCACTGCAATTTTTTATTTAATCTTAAAGTTAATGAAAAAAGAATATACATTCAAAAAATTATTACAACTTGATATGCACGGAAGTACATTGCCAATTCTTTTAAGTTTTATAGTTGCAGCTGTAGGAATTCAAATGCCTCCGCTTTTAGGAAGCGCAATTCTTTTTGTCTTCATGATGATTGTAATAAATCAAATTTAA